The Trichoderma atroviride chromosome 5, complete sequence genome contains a region encoding:
- a CDS encoding uncharacterized protein (EggNog:ENOG41), translated as MAAQVYSQDQLTRYLDHISYPRSQHPRDELQFLKELQAHHLARVPFESISLHYSPHCTLSVDADDLFQKVVEKSRGGYCVEMNTIFGDMMRALGFNVLSIGARVKPGPVYLGMTHSANIITINQQRYLVDVAFGSHGAFTPVPLINGFEFDNILPRRGKLEFRPIAQSTSPSTQSLWVYSTQDLPSLDWTERYCFTETELFRADYEVMNFYCSTVRTAVFVNNVFALRGIINDRGDGLKGVMTLLRNEVRRRVEGEPGLEVVETLANEEDRVKALEKWFEIPLNKREATAIRGLPTELVPLRHL; from the exons ATGGCAGCGCAAGTGTATTCACAAGATCAGCTCACGCGCTACCTCGACCACATTTCCTATCCGCGCTCTCAGCACCCCAGAGACGAGCTCCAATTCCTCAAAGAGCTCCAAGCCCACCATCTGGCTCGCGTGCCCTTTGAGTCCATCAGCCTTCACTACTCGCCCCATTGCACGCTGTCCGTCGATGCAGATGATCTCTTCCAAAAGGTcgtggagaagagcagaggcGGCTACTGCGTGGAGATGAACACTATCTTTGGCGACATGATGAGGGCCCTGGGATTCAACGTCCTCAGCATCGGAGCCAGAGTCAAGCCTGGTCCCGTATATCTCGGCAT GACGCACAGcgccaacatcatcaccatcaaccaGCAGCGTTACCTCGTCGACGTCGCCTTTGGCAGCCACGGCGCCTTCACGCCCGTCCCCCTCATCAACGGCTTCGAATTCGACAACATCCTCCCTCGCCGCGGCAAACTCGAGTTCCGCCCCATCGCCCAGTCCACCTCGCCCTCGACCCAATCTCTCTGGGTCTACTCCACGCAGGATCTTCCCTCTCTAGACTGGACCGAGCGCTACTGCTTCACGGAAACGGAGCTCTTCCGCGCAGACTACGAAGTCATGAATTTCTACTGCAGCACGGTCCGCACCGCCGTCTTTGTCAATAACGTCTTTGCCCTGAGGGGAATCATAAACGATAGGGGTGATGGGCTCAAGGGCGTCATGACTTTGTTGCGGAACGAGGTGAGAAGGAGAGTAGAGGGCGAGCCGGGCTTGGAAGTGGTGGAAACTCTGGCAAATGAGGAGGATCGAgtcaaggcgctggagaagtGGTTTGAGATTCCGTTGAATAAGAGAGAGGCGACGGCGATTCGGGGCCTGCCGACTGAGCTGGTGCCGCTCAGGCATTTGTGA
- a CDS encoding uncharacterized protein (EggNog:ENOG41) produces MPSSTVSYTAQNGTREPGLMHRSLLERPHQVVSGSGIYLTLADGSRIIDGCGGAAVAVIGHGNKEVKEAIIQQYSDVAYVHTMTYTTSSAEELANELTELSKPFGLTKAFFVCSGSEAMDATMKLARQYHFENGQLQRKKFVSRRQAYHGGTIGAMSVSSNLPRKIPYEGALLLDNVSYVSPAYAHHGQKDTETEDQYAARLVQELDDEFQRQGPETVIAFVAETVGGATAACITPPRGYFAGVRKVCDKYGILLILDEVMCGSGRMGTYFAFEPEGDVRPDLLTLGKGLGGGYAPIAGILISQKVVDMLAKGSASFVHGQTYQAHPAGCAAALAVQRVLKRDDLVAKCHTKGAFLEKRLRSALGDAKYVGEIRGRGFFWGIEYVQDRASKRPFKPEVKFHKRIHAAAHDRGLAIYPGAGTIDGINGDHSILAPPLTATEEELEEMVRLLKEAYDAVEEELGSTMK; encoded by the coding sequence ATGCCGTCTTCAACCGTCTCTTATACCGCGCAAAACGGGACTCGAGAACCCGGTCTTATGCACCGCTCTCTCCTCGAACGCCCTCACCAAGTTGTCTCCGGCTCAGGCATCTACCTCACTCTCGCCGATGGCTCTCGCATCATCGACGGATGTGGcggcgccgccgtcgcagTAATTGGCCACGGCAacaaagaagtcaaagagGCCATCATACAACAATACTCTGACGTCGCATACGTGCACACCATGACTTATACAACTTCCAGTGCTGAGGAGCTGGCCAACGAGCTCACCGAGCTGAGCAAGCCTTTTGGCTTGACCAAGGCCTTCTTTGTCTGCTCTGGCAGCGAGGCCATGGATGCGACGATGAAGCTGGCGCGGCAGTATCATTTTGAGAATGGCCAgctgcagaggaagaagtttGTTTCGAGGAGACAGGCCTACCACGGTGGCACAATCGGGGCCATGAGCGTGAGCAGCAACCTTCCGAGGAAAATCCCATACGAGGGCGCCTTGTTGCTTGACAACGTCAGCTATGTTAGCCCGGCATATGCACATCATGGCCAGAAAGACACCGAGACCGAGGATCAGTACGCTGCCAGGCTGGTCCAAGAGCTCGACGACGAATTCCAGCGGCAGGGCCCCGAGACAGTCATTGCTTTCGTGGCGGAGACTGTAGGAGGAGCCACGGCGGCCTGCATCACGCCTCCAAGGGGATATTTCGCTGGTGTGAGAAAAGTATGCGATAAATACGGCATTCTGCTCATCTTGGATGAAGTCATGTGTGGTAGTGGCCGGATGGGAACGTATTTTGCCTTTGAGCCAGAGGGTGATGTGCGGCCCGATTTGCTGACGCTGGGAAAGGGGCTCGGAGGAGGATATGCACCCATTGCCGGGATCCTGATCAGCCAGAAAGTTGTTGATATGCTGGCAAAGGGATCAGCGAGCTTTGTTCACGGCCAGACATATCAAGCTCACCCAGCGGGCTGCGCCGCGGCCTTGGCTGTCCAACGAGTCCTGAAGCGCGACGATTTAGTAGCAAAGTGTCACACCAAAGGGGCCTTTCTGGAAAAGCGACTGCGATCTGCtcttggagatgcaaagtATGTAGGCGAGATCCGCGGAAGGGGCTTTTTCTGGGGCATCGAGTACGTACAGGATAGAGCTTCAAAACGGCCATTTAAGCCAGAGGTCAAGTTTCACAAGAGGATACATGCCGCGGCGCATGATCGTGGGCTGGCCATATACCCAGGGGCAGGAACTATAGATGGCATCAACGGCGATCACTCGATACTGGCGCCGCCACTGACTGCgacggaggaggagctggaggagatggTGAGGTTGTTGAAGGAGGCATATGATGCAGTGGAAGAGGAGTTGGGCTCTACGATGAAATGA
- a CDS encoding uncharacterized protein (TransMembrane:12 (i128-147o159-180i201-221o233-250i262-286o317-339i351-374o394-416i485-505o517-536i580-604o616-638i)): MADSSPPPAVAPYHDTTESIHHNPDPALEPSHQHHHAHKHHSARVDAAGHDDAVYTRGTNLDPTLVPVQDHSHDTRSIDKAHDGHTPPDYSDHEKVGQTDVVRTGVDSDEAGSQRGWHFGIPYRVARAFVHLVIFLLFTGWWIASLILHRDDKNWEVPFLLWLAITIRLFFFHVPSRYVSSAIKWVWTRTALVVYERIPPRLRTPAGAAVTVAAILVGSFASEESADNTRANRAVSLFGMVVILFCFWITSKSRKHVNWRTVIGGMLAQYIIGLFVLRTGVGYNIFKFIADRAGDLLGFAENGVAFLTTEEVAKLPWFFFGVIPAIIFFISLVQVLYYIGFIQWFIKKVAIFVFWALNASGAEAVVAAATPFIGQGESAMLVRPFVPHMTNAELHQVLTCGFATISGSVLVGYIGLGLNAEALVSSCIMSIPASLAISKLRYPETEETLTAGRVVIPDDDEHKAENALHAFANGAWLGIKIGGTIIASLLCILAAVGLINGLLTWWGHYININDPTLTLQTILSYVFYPVAFLLGVPRDGDILKVAKLIAEKVITNEYNAFNAMATDSYYADLSPRSQLIATYALCGFGNIGSLGIQIGILSQLAPSRGGDVSRLALSALVSGVFSTLTSASVAGLVVTTQLSHFVKPQ, translated from the exons ATGGCGGACTCTTCACCACCACCCGCCGTGGCTCCTTATCACGACACCACCGAGAGCATCCACCACAACCCAGACCCGGCGCTGGAGCCCTCtcaccagcatcaccacGCGCACAAGCACCACTCGGCCCGCGTGGATGCCGCCGGCCACGACGATGCCGTCTACACCCGCGGCACCAACCTGGACCCGACGCTCGTGCCCGTCCAGGACCACAGCCACGACACGCGCAGCATCGACAAGGCGCACGACGGCCACACGCCGCCCGACTACAGCGACCACGAAAAGGTCGGCCAGACAGACGTGGTGCGCACCGGCGTCGACTCGGACGAGGCGGGGTCGCAGCGCGGCTGGCACTTTGGCATCCCGTACCGCGTGGCCCGCGCCTTTGTGcacctcgtcatcttcctgcTCTTCACCGGCTGGTGGATTGCCTCGCTGATCCTGCACCGCGACGACAAGAACTGGGAGGTGCCCTtcctgctgtggctggccatcaccatccgcctcttcttcttccacgtGCCCTCGCGCTATGTGTCCAGCGCCATCAAGTGGGTTTGGACTCGCACCGCCCTGGTCGTCTACGAGCGCATCCCGCCTCGCCTGCGCACCCCGGCCGGCGCTGCTGTGACTGTTGCTGCCATCTTGGTCGGCTCCTTTGCCTCAGAGGAGAGCGCCGACAACACGCGCGCCAACCGTGCCGTCAGCTTGTTCGGCATGGTGGTCatcctcttttgcttctggaTCACCAGCAAGAGCCGCAAGCACGTCAACTGGCGGACTGTCATCGGTGGCATGCTCGCCCAGTACATCATTGGCCTCTTCGTCCTGCGCACCGGTGTCGGATACAACATCTTCAAGTTTATTGCTGATCGTGCCGGCGACTTGCTTGGCTTCGCCGAAAACGGTGTGGCTTTCCTGACTACCGAAGAGGTCGCCAAGCTCCCCTGGTTCTTCTTTGGCGTTAtccccgccatcatcttcttcatttcgCTCGTTCAGGTCCTGTACTACATTGGCTTCATCCAGTGGTTCATCAAGAAGGTggccatcttcgtcttctggGCTCTCAACGCCTCTGGTGCCGAGGCCGTCGTGGCTGCTGCCACCCCCTTCATTGGACAGGGAGAATCTGCTATGCTGGTCCGTCCCTTTGTCCCACACATGACCAACGCCGAGCTTCACCAGGTCTTGACTTGCGGTTTCGCTACCATTTCTGGTTCCGTGCTTGTCGGCTACATTGGTCTCGGTCTGAACGCCGAGGCCCTTGTTTCCTCCTGCATCATGTCTATCCCTGCATCGcttgccatctccaagctgcGTTACCCCGAGACCGAGGAGACGCTCACCGCTGGTCGCGTCGTCATTCccgacgatgacgagcaCAAGGCTGAAAATGCCTTGCACGCTTTTGCCAACGGTGCTTGGCTCGGTATCAAGATTGGCGGTACCATCATTGCCTCGCTTCTCTGCAttctcgccgccgtcggTCTCATCAACGGACTTCTCACCTGGTGGGGCCActacatcaacatcaacgaCCCCACTCTTACTCTCCAGACCATCCTGTCCTATGTCTTTTACCCGGTTGCTTTCTTGCTTGGTGTTCCTCGAGACGGCGATATCCTCAAGGTTGCCAAGCTCATTGCCGAGAAGGTCATCACC AATGAGTACAATGccttcaacgccatggctACCGACTCCTACTACGCCGACCTGTCTCCTCGCTCTCAACTCATTGCCACCTACGCTCTCTGCGGATTCGGCAACATTGGCTCCCTGGGTATCCAGATTGGTATTCTCAGCCAGCTGGCGCCATCCCGTGGTGGTGACGTCTCCCGACTTGCCCTGTCGGCCTTGGTTTCTGGCGTCTTCTCGACCCTGACCTCTGCCTCTGTTGCCGGTCTGGTCGTTACCACCCAGCTCTCCCACTTTGTCAAGCCTCAGTGA
- a CDS encoding uncharacterized protein (EggNog:ENOG41~TransMembrane:1 (i265-283o)) yields MRRNMKRVSSIFNPKPREPKPHGEGPDGRESVRQGEPSSIHSPQDATVEAPIDPPSLNLVLAQESLSDDVLATLSKLATSNSKKALTDPQGYQQSMTNKSKVDGAQEIPMGFESQILAKDDGLISRKIDLASELWDQAYNELKIHHGDTVLLYESILSSIARIAIAGRSSDPIIAGLNDESGDNQATQKDDEFRRHQMHTWLAEWLDKIKRSQASQDTSLESSTIKTSSGQSSTSESNNSTTYKLPVAILGESLQKEAQSKPQAVLAWAAIACAISITMQTPADEKTATCKGLSYIIPRMAWFTALARLFITNTLGDNHFRADDEENSLAKKTVVLYKAILRLLMNVVCLHSGDQGSNFSGSLLRASDIDVDLKCIIDAETAIVQVEVEYGGSTLSQVLCKGGLEKSDITVPGSDGQQAPLLTPNLEPTAGVSHIEHTGVVADALHWLCQKPEFSYFCDKKQYSHRLLWVTGDIGTGKSLLLTAATSELYSGLATDKSSMILCHVSCSCEGLGALTMATIMRSLITEILAKTPSLAKHLVDTYKSTGRTFFDGPNDFYALSGLFFDMIQDNDFADAYFVIDGIDECSNGFGWPDINNLLDIAFLPLHVSELGWLAKLPKWVNASSLVESCYASLFLYNKRVYFLHQSAKAYMREHLVNGKPIDSLHILIAQRALECLLAYFNNERQTSDTEHSQGTAIEYASSWWMVHVYEAREMVHEDDQITSSAILFLQEHILLWTEWLVSHKQLEMVAPRMRQLADILKPKPDTSNYKLYLAAQEACQFLELHISEMVFNPDTPAMTTLLLSYNEGSLGKKWKKQRYPWILEFPMMKEDVGVYSRNIRGHEDWIRDIAFSSNGRLMVSVSGDGTVRVWDAETGAIQRILKGHRGCVRRVVVSCKGYIASADNNGYLILWNLITGRLIRKFHPQLTFTRRSGIQFSPDGSKLLLVSNSCELITWDMESFQQQIIMLPTLNSITATFSQDGRWIAWINVENQVTVYDIEAGELHAEFGDAYECLCFVSSGKYIAAGSEKGDVRIWDIDAQMQVGQLVGSGQVACIRVSLGQRRIAVVGESECVAIYHSETYKITQVVRATEALCVSFPPSASFFAVGSYDGMIHLWQLCDSELEGVTPLETLGIEAMIKHLALSPDKQLLAAAHDGGIGLFGATEGRLKRKLSIKTDGILHLSFSPDSQMLLVSGTNNVGLYSVHDGSLVRNLEGQGDWVRQSAFSPNGQFVASASDDRRVRIWDTQKDTTEPEVTLQGHLDYVRCVAFSPDGKLLATGGDDYKVRVWDLTTEKESVTLGRRSSYVYNVAFSPDSKRILASCSDKSVRIWDWETETALKEMKNEYEWRNLRFDIRLPDYIITDLGAQYIGNHGPSNELPNWASYSMEYDDADETTGACWITWQGARAFQLPEAFRPTASYFDESRVIIGTETGRILQFKFHPDIKPSLGQ; encoded by the exons ATGAGGCGAAATATGAAACGTGTATCTTCGATATTCAACCCAAAGCCACGCGAACCTAAACCTCACGGTGAAGGACCTGATGGCAGAGAATCAGTACGGCAAGGCGAGCCGAGCTCTATACATTCACCCCAGGATGCAACAGTTGAGGCACCTATCGATCCTCCTTCACTTAATCTTGTACTTGCACAAGAAAGCCTGTCGGATGATGTTTTGGCTACCCTGTCGAAGCTGGCCACATCAAATTCTAAAAAGGCTCTCACGGATCCGCAAGGGTATCAACAATCTATGACAAACAAATCAAAGGTTGATGGAGCCCAGGAAATACCAATGGGGTTTGAATCTCAAATATTAGCCAAAGATGATGGACTTATTTCCAGAAAGATTGATCTAGCCTCAGAACTCTGGGATCAGGCATACAATGAGCTCAAGATTCACCATGGCGATACTGTGCTACTATACGAAAGCATTCTATCTTCTATAGCAAGGATAGCTATCGCCGGAAGGAGCTCAGATCCCATCATTGCTGGGTTGAATGATGAATCCGGCGATAATCAGGCTACTCAGAAAGATGATGAGTTTAGGAGGCATCAGATGCACACATGGCTAGCAGAATGGCTTGACAAGATCAAAAGATCACAGGCATCGCAGGATACATCCCTCGAGTCTTCCACAATTAAAACATCTTCCGGTCAATCTTCTACGAGCGAATCGAACAACTCAACCACATATAAATTGCCTGTGGCAATCCTGGGTGAGAGTTTACAAAAAGAGGCACAGAGCAAACCACAAGCCGTACTTGCATGGGCAGCTATTGCATGTGCAATTTCGATC ACTATGCAGACTCCAGCGGACGAGAAGACAGCGACGTGTAAAGGCTTGAGCTACATTATTCCTAGGATGGCATGGTTCACAGCTTTAGCACGTCTTTTCATCACGAATACATTGGGTGACAACCACTTCAGAgcggatgatgaagaaaacagCCTAGCAAAGAAGACCGTCGTCCTCTATAAAGCCATACTTCGCTTGCTCATGAATGTGGTATGCCTCCATTCTGGTGACCAAGGAAGCAACTTTTCCGGTAGCTTGTTGCGGGCTTCAGACATCGACGTGGATCTCAAATGCATAATCGATGCGGAAACGGCTATAGTTCAAGTGGAAGTAGAGTATGGCGGCTCAACTCTCAGCCAAGTGCTTTGCAAAGGCGGACTCGAGAAAAGCGACATCACTGTGCCTGGCAGCGATGGACAGCAAGCTCCATTATTAACCCCGAACCTCGAACCGACCGCAGGCGTTTCCCATATTGAGCATACAGGCGTCGTAGCTGATGCTTTGCACTGGCTCTGCCAGAAACCAGAGTTTAGCTATTTCTGCGACAAGAAGCAATATTCTCATCGCCTGCTTTGGGTTACTGGAGATATCGGTACCGGGAAGTCACTCTTACTTACGGCGGCAACCAGTGAGCTATACTCTGGCCTTGCTACAGACAAAAGTTCTATGATTCTATGTCACGTTTCTTGCTCATGCGAGGGGCTAGGAGCTCTTACGATGGCCACAATTATGCGAAGTCTAATCACAGAAATATTGGCGAAGACCCCTTCACTCGCAAAACACTTGGTGGACACATATAAATCAACAGGACGTACCTTCTTTGATGGACCCAACGATTTCTATGCTTTATCCGGATTGTTTTTCGACATGATACAGGATAACGACTTTGCAGACGCTTATTTTGTAATCGATGGTATTGATGAATGTAGCAATGGATTCGGTTGGCCTGACATCAACAATCTGCTTGA CATTGCGTTCCTACCACTTCACGTCTCAGAGCTTGGCTGGTTGGCCAAGCTCCCCAAGTGGGTGAATGCCTCATCTCTGGTAGAGAGTTGCTACGCTTCTTTATTCCTATATAACAAGAGAGTTTATTTCCTACACCAATCTGCTAAGGCGTATATGAGAGAACATCTGGTCAATGGAAAGCCCATTGACTCCCTACATATTCTCATCGCTCAACGAGCTCTGGAATGTCTGCTGGCATACTTCAACAACGAAAGACAGACATCTGATACAGAGCATTCTCAAGGTACAGCCATTGAATATGCATCTTCATGGTGGATGGTGCACGTGTACGAAGCGAGGGAGATGGTTCATGAAGATGATCAGATTACTAGTTCAGCCATACTCTTCCTACAAGAGCATATATTGCTTTGGACAGAATGGTTAGTCTCGCACAAGCAGCTGGAAATGGTAGCCCCGCGCATGCGTCAGCTAGCTGACATACTTAAG CCGAAACCGGATACTAGTAACTATAAGCTATACTTGGCAGCTCAAGAAGCATGCCAGTTTCTGGAGCTTCACATTTCGGAGATGGTGTTTAATCCGGATACACCCGCAATGACGACTTTACTCCTTAGTTATAACGAGGGATCCTTGGGGAAAaagtggaagaagcagcggTATCCTTGGATTCTCGAATTCCCGATGATGAAGGAAGACGTCGGGGTTTACTCCCGGAATATACGAGGCCACGAGGACTGGATTCGAGACATTGCATTCTCGTCCAACGGGCGACTAATGGTATCAGTATCTGGCGACGGAACTGTCAGAGTGTGGGATGCTGAAACAGGGGCCATCCAGAGAATCCTCAAAGGACATAGAGGTTGTGTACGACGTGTCGTGGTCTCTTGCAAAGGATACATTGCTTCTGCAGATAACAATGGCTATCTTATTCTATGGAACTTGATCACTGGCCGACTGATACGAAAATTTCATCCTCAACTAACGTTTACTCGACGGAGTGGCATCCAATTCTCTCCCGATGGCTCTAAGCTATTGTTAGTATCTAATAGTTGTGAGCTGATTACTTGGGATATGGAGTCATTTCAACAGCAAATTATAATGCTCCCGACCTTGAATTCTATAACAGCGACATTCTCCCAAGATGGCAGGTGGATTGCCTGGATAAACGTGGAGAACCAAGTAACTGTCTATGATATTGAAGCAGGGGAGCTACATGCTGAGTTTGGAGACGCATACGAGTGTCTGTGCTTCGTTTCGAGTGGCAAATATATTGCAGCAGGTTCAGAGAAGGGAGACGTCCGTATTTGGGATATAGATGCCCAGATGCAAGTCGGTCAGCTTGTCGGCTCAGGCCAGGTTGCATGTATCCGAGTCTCTCTAGGCCAACGCCGCATTGCAGTCGTCGGTGAATCAGAGTGCGTCGCCATCTATCACTCGGAGACGTACAAGATCACACAGGTGGTCAGAGCAACAGAAGCACTCTGTGTATCATTTCCTCCGTCGGCTAGCTTCTTCGCTGTGGGTTCATATGATGGCATGATCCATCTATGGCAACTGTGCGACTCCGAGTTGGAAGGCGTAACTCCTCTCGAAACTTTGGGCATAGAGGCTATGATCAAACATCTAGCGCTGTCTCCGGATAAACAGctacttgctgctgctcacgATGGTGGAATCGGACTCTTCGGCGCTACCGAGGGACGTCTGAAGCGCAAGTTGAGTATAAAAACCGATGGCATCTTACACCTCTCCTTCTCGCCCGACAGCCAGATGCTACTCGTCAGCGGGACTAACAACGTTGGGCTGTACAGCGTTCATGACGGTAGTCTAGTGAGGAATCTTGAAGGGCAAGGCGACTGGGTCAGACAGTCGGCTTTTTCTCCCAACGGTCAATTTGTAGCATCGGCGTCTGACGATCGCAGAGTCAGAATCTGGGACACGCAGAAGGACACCACTGAACCCGAAGTGActcttcaaggccatcttgACTATGTTAGATGCGTGGCATTTTCACCTGATGGAAAACTGCTGGCGACTGGAGGGGACGACTACAAGGTTAGGGTGTGGGATTTGACGACTGAAAAAGAGTCTGTTACCCTAGGTCGACGTTCGAGCTACGTGTACAACGTCGCTTTTTCTCCCGACTCAAAGCGCATTCTGGCGTCTTGTTCTGATAAGAGTGTCAGGATTTGGGACTGGGAAACAGAAACGGCGttgaaagaaatgaagaatgAATATGAATGGAGAAACCTCAGATTTGATATACGATTGCCAGATTACATCATAACCGACCTCGGCGCGCAGTACATTGGAAATCATGGCCCTTCAAATGAACTGCCAAATTGGGCTTCATATAGTATGGAATatgacgatgctgatgagACAACAGGCGCCTGCTGGATTACATGGCAAGGGGCGAGGGCATTTCAGCTTCCAGAAGCTTTCCGGCCCACTGCATCTTATTTTGATGAATCCAGAGTCATAATCGGAACAGAAACGGGGCGTATTTTACAATTCAAATTTCACCCGGATATTAAGCCGAGCTTAGGACAGTAA
- a CDS encoding uncharacterized protein (EggNog:ENOG41): protein MIDTTHAHSASRSEAYQLAARIGRKSPSKLPSKLPSSPPVKVQKVQHTTNYNQITTYFKIPEKLPRAPTLKGLDVTRLPDDLKLIGPENWATWSSVMMAIADVSGFDKAALEEMPQAVHVSCWHNSQKTLEEIREGKMLGLLIKFNISAHMNDLVSLTTDGYEVWKVLKLYCARFVETDPTSILKRNGGCIKIS from the coding sequence ATGATTGATACAACACACGCACATTCTGCATCTCGGTCAGAAGCTTATCAACTTGCTGCTCGAATAGGTCGAAAATCCCCGTCAAAACTCCCATCAAAACTCCCGTCAAGCCCCCCCGTCAAAGTGCAAAAAGTCCAACACACCACAAACTACAACCAAATCACAACCTACTTCAAGATCCCCGAAAAGCTGCCGCGCGCGCCCACGCTCAAGGGCCTCGACGTCACGCGCCTGCCCGACGACCTCAAGCTGATTGGGCCCGAGAACTGGGCGACGTGGTCCAGCGTCATGATGGCCATTGCCGACGTCTCGGGCTTCGACaaggcggcgctggaggagatGCCGCAGGCGGTGCATGTGAGCTGCTGGCACAACAGCCAGAAGACGCTGGAGGAGATTCGCGAGGGCAAGATGCTGGGGCTGCTGATCAAGTTCAACATCTCGGCGCACATGAATGACTTGGTGAGCCTGACGACGGATGGCTACGAGGTGTGGAAGGTGTTGAAGCTGTATTGTGCGAGGTTTGTGGAGACGGATCCGACGAGCATTTTGAAGAGGAATGGGGGGTGTATCAAGATTTCGTAA
- a CDS encoding uncharacterized protein (EggNog:ENOG41), whose product MGSLSFRKFIRWLPDEAGEPTSTLVLTSPEKRFVDVRVLLPDGKDSLADDEEILPLSRLDWAMAGFSSSTVMSDGHSLSQWKHWIDSRAVDAPPDEGHMYAQPDGLSTLEKGHMTNPATGKDTEYEEMWYDPPAKKTGGDKVVCVVLVMEDEKAGKKGMFVRVGEWAQVVVRDGDGEEDVVAERWEWRDDGKGWRRIVRLGDGERELPCREVLLDGKKSEYRVGDEVWKVVEDVEV is encoded by the exons ATGGGTAGCCTCTCTTTTCGCAAGTTCATTCGGTGGCTGCCGGATGAAGCCGGCGAGCCGACATCAACGCTGGTGCTGACCTCTCCTGAGAAGAGGTTTGTGGATGTAAGAGTGCTGTTGCCTGATGGGAAAGACTCCTTGGCCGACGATGAAG AAATCCTGCCTTTGAGTCGCCTGGACTGGGCCATGGccggcttctcttcctccaccgTCATGTCCGACGGCCACTCCCTTTCTCAGTGGAAACACTGGATTGACTCTCGAGCTGTTGATGCGCCTCCTGACGAAGGCCACATGTACGCCCAGCCGGATGGACTGAGCACCCTCGAAAAGGGCCACATGACGAACCCTGCTACGGGAAAGGACACCGAGTACGAAGAGATGTGGTATGACCcgccggcgaagaagacgggagGGGACAAGGTTGTTTGCGTGGTGCTCGTgatggaggatgagaagGCTGGGAAGAAGGGCATGTTTGTGAGGGTTGGGGAGTGGGCGCAGGTGGTTGTgagggatggggatggggagGAGGATGTTGTGGCTGAGAGGTGGGAGTGGAGGGATGATGGAAAGGGATGGAGGAGGATTGTGAGATTGGGGGATGGGGAGAGGGAGTTGCCGTGTAGAGAGGTTTTGCTGGATGGGAAGAAGAGTGAGTATCGAGTTGGGGATGAGGTTTGGAAGGTTGTTGAGGATGTGGAAGTGTGA